One window from the genome of Hydra vulgaris chromosome 02, alternate assembly HydraT2T_AEP encodes:
- the LOC124812238 gene encoding uncharacterized protein LOC124812238 isoform X2, with translation MLFHTCGILICHYAILKIFLCSGLALCGGLRNSLFQDFTSKTGIHELCVLALIGKLLSGPWMTKFYIAPGTGLDYISGIQVVKDVRNTLIESSKNPLSLLKRKTDFFGNDIEDVVFDSIISFCPVTDEMSKVLADCLNAVISVIDRQYKRQFEMSSNDHLKDQTKSARLHNIDSEGLMGMFSAAKQKGLCFLSSKLRACKNKTTALLCKKPNDIQNKLILWTNARKKRF, from the exons ATGCTTTTTCACACATGTGGTATTTTGATCTGTCATTATGCCATATTGAAGATATTTCTGTGTTCTGGCTTGGCGTTATGCGGAGGTCTGCGAAATAGTTTATTTCAAGACTTTACATCTAAAACAg GTATCCATGAGTTGTGTGTTTTAGCTTTAATTGGAAAGCTACTTTCTGGTCCTTGgatgacaaaattttatattgcacCAGGTACGGGACTTGACTACATATCTGGCATTCAGGTAGTAAAAGATGTTAGGAACACTCTTATTGAGAGCAGCAAGAATCCTTTATCTCTACTTAAACGAAAAACTGATTTCTTTGGTAATGATATTGAAGATGTAGTTTTTGATTCAATAATCAGCTTTTGCCCAGTAACTGATGAAATGAGTAAAGTATTAGCTGACTGTCTTAATGCAGTTATTAGCGTCATTGACAGGCAGTACAAGCGGCAATTTGAAATGAGTTCTAATGATCACCTTAAAGACCAGACTAAGTCAGCTAGGCTTCACAACATTGATTCAGAAGGACTTATGGGTATGTTTAGCGCTGCAAAGCAAAAAGgtctttgttttctttcttcaaaacttcgtgcttgcaaaaataaaacaactgctCTGCTATGCAAAAAGCCAAATGATATTCAAAACAAGTTGATATTATGGACTAATGCCAGAAAAAAGCGGTTCTAA
- the LOC136075900 gene encoding uncharacterized protein LOC136075900: protein MDKLLSIENIEKMVAGKMLENQRKVILEKTEQLLKDQEKNFAIITSANMNILTERLDKLEKDTIKNITKTNDIANDLNATRQKFETVKQNTKKINIEVKDKSEILKIRNKLRVLEDRSRRNNLRIEGIKESENESWLESECKLHKLFKECLDIKNIKIERAHQSGPRYIKKHRPIVLKLLNYKDKTEILKKSCKLKEKNIFINEDFSAETTEIRKGLRERMKKLRESGKFAIISYDKLVIRDWTAKKRDAVSTKSIKVFIYFLFFN, encoded by the exons atggatAAATTATTATCAATCGAAAATATTGAGAAAATGGTAGCTGGGAAAATGCTAGAAAatcaaagaaaagttattttggaGAAAACAGAGCAACTTTTAAAAGaccaagaaaaaaactttgctaTTATTACTTCTGCAAACATGAACATTTTAACAGAGAGACtagataaacttgaaaaagatacaattaaaaacataacaaaaactaACGATATTGCAAATGATTTGAACGCTACACGTCAAAAG TTTGAAACAGTGAAAcagaacacaaaaaaaattaacattgaagttaaagataaaagtgaaatattaaaaatcaggAACAAACTAAGAGTGTTGGAAGATCGTTCACGTAGGAACAACTTGAGAATTGAAGGGATAAAAGAAAGCGAAAATGAATCATGGTTAGAATCTGAATGTAAGttgcataaattatttaagGAATGCcttgacattaaaaatataaaaatcgaaAGAGCACATCAATCTGGACCGAGATATATCAAGAAACACAGACCGATAGtcctaaagttattaaattataaagataaaactgaaatacttaaaaaatcgtgtaaactcaaagaaaaaaacatctttataaatGAAGATTTTAGTGCTGAGACTACAGAAATAAGGAAGGGTTTAAGAGAACGAATGAAAAAACTAAGGGAATCCGGCAAATTTGCTATCATATCATACGACAAACTAGTCATTCGTGATTGGACTGCGAAGAAACGAGATGCTGTTTCCACTAAatctataaaagtatttatttattttttattttttaactaa